Sequence from the Pseudophaeobacter arcticus DSM 23566 genome:
AAATGGCGCCGCCAGGGTGAAGGCCATATAAAAAGCCCGGGAGATCCGGTGCAGACCCCATTCCGAAAAACCGGCGGGGGCAGGGTAATCGCCGAGCGGAAATATCTGGTAGGAATAGATCAGAAACTCTGCCACCCGGACATGCAGCCCCATCATCACCGCCAGCGCCAGACCTGACACCAACAACACCCCGCCTATTGCCGGCAGGGCATCAATGCCGATATTGCCCAGAACCTGCGACAGGGAGGTGCTTTGCGCCGCAATTATACCAGCCATCTGCAACCCCATGAGAAACAGTCGGACCGACATCCCCAAAGCCAGGCCAATGATGGCCTCGCTGGCGGCCAGACCGGCAAAATGCAGCGGTGTTGTGGGCTCGGGAAACAACGGCAGCGCCGGCGCCACGACAAAGGTAAAAGCAACGGCAATCGCCAGCTTCACATTCATCGGGACATATTGTTCACCAAAGGCCGGCAACAGGGCTGTCATCGCGCCGACCCGCAAAAAGACAATGGCAAAATGCCAGAAACTCGCCCCAAGAAACGCGCGCAGCTCTGGAGGGAGATCCAGCAGTGTCATGCAGCAACCATTCCGACCAATGCGGGGCGGGCCTCCAGACCGATTTCCTCGAAGGAGAGCACCGGATTGGTGAGACCACGGGATTTCAGAATAGTCCGCAGATAGCGGCGGCGGCGGGTAGAGGTCACCACGGCGGCAAAGATGCCCTGCTCGGTCACTGTGTTCAGACGCTCGCTCAGACCCTCTGCCAGCCGGTTGAACATATCGGGGGGCAGGGCCACGTCCAGATTGCCGGCGCTGACATCCACCTGATAGGTCGAGAAGGTATCCTCCCATTCCGGCGCCAGCTGAATAAGCGGGATGGTACCATCCGCGCGCTTCATCTCGGCAACCAGCTGGAAGCCCAGGCGCTGACGCACCTGTTCGCAGATCACCTCTGGCTGGGTAGAGTGGATACGTGCCTCTGCAATGGCCTCCAGAATCAGAGGGATATTGCGGATCGACACACGCTCTTCCAGCAGCAGACGCAGGACCGAATGCAGGGTATCCAGTGGCACCTTGTCGGGCACCAGATCCTCCAGCAGCTTGCGGTTGGCTTCGGCGCGGAATGGATCAGACAGCTCGCTCATTTCATTCAGAAGACGGCGCAGTGATTTGAAGGTCAGCAAGCGGGCAAAGTTCTGCTTGATGACTTCCAGAAGATGTGTCGCCAGGATTTCCGGCGGGGTCACAACCGTGGCCCCGGCAAGGACGGCATCCTGTTGTTGCGCCGCATTGATCCAGCGCGCTGGCGCTCCATAGACGGGCTCGGTTACATCCGTCCCCGGGGGCAGGGCACTATGGTTGTCGGGCATCAAGGCCAGAACCATATCCGGGTGCAGCGTGCCGCGCACCTGTTCAACCCCCTGCACTTTCACCACATAGGTTCCGCGCACCAGATCCGCCTGATCCGTGAGACGAATTTCGGG
This genomic interval carries:
- a CDS encoding flagellar biosynthetic protein FliR — protein: MTLLDLPPELRAFLGASFWHFAIVFLRVGAMTALLPAFGEQYVPMNVKLAIAVAFTFVVAPALPLFPEPTTPLHFAGLAASEAIIGLALGMSVRLFLMGLQMAGIIAAQSTSLSQVLGNIGIDALPAIGGVLLVSGLALAVMMGLHVRVAEFLIYSYQIFPLGDYPAPAGFSEWGLHRISRAFYMAFTLAAPFLITAVIYNLALGVINRAMPQLMVFFVGAPVITFGGLFILMVASPLILDVWMREMMTFFSDPGGGLP